A stretch of the Vulcanisaeta souniana JCM 11219 genome encodes the following:
- a CDS encoding putative RNA uridine N3 methyltransferase yields MRVSRLKPIIDIAIPSDFLAEVPDDREAVRKIGYVGRGAAMFQVNKIIVYRHRLVGDRDRAVFINKNLQYLSAPPYLRKDLFKLDRDLKYVGLLPPLKTPNHAPEGKPQRGEYREGVVVRWDGYFSIIKIGNEVYAKVPRPMPLGTRVVVQIDAPTTRDDTYRAHVVPRDRLNIYWGFYPEVGDLNGLFNDYDYVILTGKEGMNIKDAMDNLRNIISRDKVLVVFGSPYHGVDEILRAEGIEEALKRYPFINFIPGQGVETVRTEEAVIAVLSIINVIRYLRGSLP; encoded by the coding sequence ATGAGGGTTTCAAGGTTAAAACCAATTATTGATATTGCAATACCCAGTGACTTCCTTGCCGAGGTTCCTGATGATCGGGAGGCGGTGAGGAAGATCGGTTATGTTGGTAGGGGCGCTGCTATGTTTCAGGTAAACAAGATCATTGTGTACAGGCATAGGCTGGTTGGTGATAGGGATCGGGCTGTTTTCATAAACAAGAATCTCCAATATCTCTCGGCACCACCATACCTAAGGAAGGACTTGTTTAAGCTCGACAGAGACCTTAAGTACGTTGGTTTACTACCGCCATTAAAGACCCCCAATCATGCACCGGAGGGCAAACCGCAAAGGGGTGAGTATAGGGAGGGGGTCGTGGTTAGGTGGGATGGCTACTTCTCGATAATTAAGATCGGCAATGAAGTCTATGCTAAGGTACCGAGACCAATGCCACTGGGTACGAGGGTTGTTGTTCAAATTGACGCCCCAACCACCAGGGACGACACGTATAGGGCGCATGTTGTTCCAAGGGACCGCCTAAACATCTATTGGGGTTTTTACCCAGAGGTTGGGGATTTGAATGGGTTGTTTAATGACTATGACTATGTGATTTTAACGGGTAAGGAGGGCATGAATATTAAGGATGCCATGGATAACCTAAGGAACATCATTAGCCGAGATAAGGTTCTTGTGGTCTTTGGTTCCCCGTATCATGGCGTTGATGAGATCCTCAGGGCCGAGGGCATAGAGGAGGCTTTGAAAAGATACCCATTTATTAATTTCATACCTGGTCAAGGTGTTGAGACCGTAAGAACCGAGGAGGCTGTTATTGCCGTCCTATCAATAATAAACGTCATTAGGTACCTACGTGGTTCATTACCGTGA
- a CDS encoding 30S ribosomal protein S5, with protein MSTESAAEAWQPKTWVGRLVKDGKVRSIDDIFRLNLPIKEPEIIDFFLPNLRHEVVSINIVQRQTDAGEVSQFQVAVVIGNEDGYVGIGMGKGKQVNQAIEKAIRVAKLNIVPVRRGCGSWHCSCDEPHSIPFKVVGKSGSVKVLLIPAPKGVGLVAADAAKTVLRLAGVKDIWSYTWGETRTTHNLVKATYDALRKTYAFSI; from the coding sequence ATGAGTACCGAGTCTGCTGCTGAGGCTTGGCAGCCTAAGACGTGGGTTGGTAGGTTAGTTAAGGATGGAAAGGTTAGATCAATAGATGACATATTCAGACTTAACCTACCCATTAAGGAGCCTGAGATAATTGACTTCTTCCTGCCAAACCTTAGGCATGAGGTTGTTAGCATAAACATTGTACAGAGGCAGACGGATGCCGGTGAGGTTAGTCAGTTCCAGGTGGCTGTGGTTATTGGCAATGAGGATGGTTATGTGGGCATTGGCATGGGTAAGGGTAAGCAGGTTAACCAAGCAATCGAGAAGGCCATTAGGGTTGCTAAACTAAACATAGTGCCTGTCAGGAGGGGTTGTGGCTCCTGGCACTGCTCCTGTGACGAGCCCCACAGCATACCGTTTAAGGTAGTTGGCAAGAGTGGCAGTGTGAAGGTCCTCCTAATACCAGCACCCAAGGGTGTTGGTTTAGTGGCCGCGGACGCAGCTAAAACTGTCCTTAGACTCGCTGGTGTTAAGGACATTTGGTCATACACCTGGGGCGAGACAAGAACCACCCACAACCTGGTTAAGGCGACATACGACGCACTAAGAAAGACCTACGCATTCTCCATTTAA
- a CDS encoding uL15 family ribosomal protein produces MVRRFERKSRKYRGLRTHSWGRVGQHRKSGSSGGRGKSGLHKHKWSLVMKYAEDTNGYPFFGKHGFKQPNTIVAAKLGINVGELEMMLDELVSKGLAQVADGKYVIDLTKLGFNKLLGRGRVTKPMIIKAVWISRKAEEKVRAVGGSVELVRGVVHG; encoded by the coding sequence ATGGTTAGGAGATTTGAGAGAAAGTCGAGGAAGTACAGGGGCTTGAGAACGCATAGTTGGGGTAGGGTTGGCCAGCATAGAAAGAGTGGCTCAAGTGGTGGCAGGGGTAAGTCAGGTCTTCATAAACATAAGTGGTCTCTCGTCATGAAATATGCCGAGGACACTAATGGTTATCCATTCTTTGGAAAGCATGGCTTTAAGCAGCCCAATACGATAGTTGCCGCCAAGCTTGGCATTAATGTTGGAGAGCTCGAGATGATGCTTGATGAGTTAGTTAGTAAAGGTCTGGCTCAGGTGGCCGATGGTAAGTACGTCATTGACCTCACGAAGCTCGGTTTTAACAAGTTACTGGGTAGGGGGCGCGTCACTAAACCTATGATTATTAAAGCAGTGTGGATCTCCAGGAAGGCCGAGGAGAAGGTCAGGGCCGTGGGTGGTTCCGTGGAGCTCGTCAGGGGGGTAGTGCATGGCTAG
- the secY gene encoding preprotein translocase subunit SecY, which translates to MASGGRRFIDVVEPILRLMPTVPKPKEALSMGSRLFWTFLSITVYLLMSITPLYGLSPTTPSFFMSPAIASILGITFGSLAQLGITPIVVAGIILEILVFSDMINVDLEDPEDQAKFNALLKLLAIVFGLLESIALVTSGQLIPVNALGGVLIIIQLLVATLIIILMDDLISKGWGLGSGISLFILVTIVKQMFAMTFSPFILPGSTIPYGAIPALATAIYYAIAGKLSYLMTILYQVNLPSLTGLIATIALALIVLYLELMEVSIPVALVQYRGYRYSVPLKLMYVSVLPIIFTAYTVYLVGEGLTLIWSAYNKANANPFLNWLACAHSTTVGLIPCPNSLLYYFTVVPRNIDAAYIAVHIVMYAVLSVVFAIVWVNLAGLSAEDQAKYIIQGGMQIPGFRPSARVIARFLDRYVRMLTVISGLIVGVIAALGDIAGVFGGGIGLILVVEIIIQYYSLAMQEQLFEIYPGLKRLLGKE; encoded by the coding sequence ATGGCTAGTGGCGGGCGTAGGTTCATAGATGTTGTGGAACCTATACTACGCCTCATGCCAACGGTCCCTAAACCAAAGGAAGCCCTCAGTATGGGTTCTAGGTTGTTCTGGACCTTTCTCTCGATAACCGTGTACCTCCTCATGTCAATAACGCCTCTCTACGGGCTTAGTCCCACTACACCGTCTTTTTTCATGTCACCAGCCATAGCCTCAATACTGGGCATAACCTTTGGATCACTTGCCCAGTTGGGTATAACGCCAATAGTGGTGGCTGGCATAATACTTGAGATTCTTGTTTTCTCTGACATGATTAACGTGGATCTTGAGGACCCGGAGGATCAGGCAAAATTCAATGCATTGCTTAAGCTCTTGGCAATTGTCTTTGGGCTCCTTGAATCAATAGCCCTGGTTACGAGTGGTCAGTTGATCCCCGTTAATGCACTTGGTGGTGTCTTGATTATCATTCAATTACTGGTAGCCACCCTCATCATAATCCTCATGGATGACTTAATATCCAAGGGCTGGGGCCTAGGTAGTGGTATATCGCTATTTATCCTTGTTACTATAGTTAAGCAAATGTTTGCTATGACATTCTCACCCTTCATACTACCGGGTTCCACAATACCCTATGGCGCAATACCAGCCTTGGCAACGGCAATATACTATGCAATAGCGGGGAAATTGAGTTACCTAATGACTATCCTTTACCAGGTTAATCTCCCGAGTCTCACTGGCTTAATAGCAACAATAGCCCTGGCATTGATAGTACTATACCTGGAATTAATGGAGGTGTCAATACCAGTAGCCCTGGTTCAGTACAGGGGTTATAGGTATTCAGTGCCGTTGAAGCTCATGTACGTTTCGGTGCTCCCCATAATATTCACGGCATACACCGTTTACCTCGTTGGTGAAGGCCTAACACTTATTTGGAGCGCGTATAACAAGGCCAATGCCAATCCCTTCCTTAATTGGCTGGCGTGTGCGCACTCTACAACCGTTGGTTTAATACCATGCCCGAACTCCCTGCTTTATTACTTCACTGTCGTACCTAGGAACATCGATGCTGCCTACATAGCGGTGCATATAGTGATGTACGCTGTACTGTCGGTGGTCTTCGCAATAGTCTGGGTGAACCTAGCTGGACTTAGTGCTGAGGATCAGGCTAAGTACATAATTCAAGGTGGTATGCAAATACCTGGTTTTAGGCCGAGTGCTAGGGTGATCGCCAGATTCCTTGATAGGTATGTGAGGATGCTAACAGTAATAAGTGGCTTAATTGTTGGTGTCATAGCCGCCCTTGGTGATATAGCTGGTGTCTTCGGCGGTGGCATTGGATTAATACTTGTCGTGGAGATAATAATACAGTACTACTCACTGGCGATGCAGGAGCAGTTGTTTGAGATTTACCCAGGGCTCAAGAGGCTCCTTGGTAAAGAATAA
- a CDS encoding 50S ribosomal protein L30, whose translation MQVQEGIQQGKNTLYTRIAVIRLKGLADTSPEVERALEILRLRRRYACVIIDERPAYLGMLKTIKDWVTWGEVDADTLTELLRRRGRLVGDKPLTDDWIKKYGWSSIDEFALAYIMGEVNQLACPDNKPWPKADNKVLCIPKLKPFFRLHPPSGGLRGIKKSYNEGGDLGYRGIAINELILRML comes from the coding sequence ATGCAGGTTCAGGAGGGCATTCAACAAGGAAAGAATACCCTGTATACGCGGATAGCCGTAATAAGGCTCAAGGGTTTAGCCGACACGTCGCCGGAAGTTGAGAGGGCCCTTGAAATACTTAGGTTAAGGAGAAGATATGCATGCGTCATCATCGATGAGAGACCAGCCTACCTAGGTATGCTTAAGACCATCAAAGATTGGGTTACTTGGGGTGAGGTGGATGCCGACACCCTAACGGAACTACTGAGGAGGAGGGGTAGGCTTGTTGGTGATAAGCCGCTCACTGATGATTGGATTAAGAAGTATGGTTGGTCAAGCATTGATGAATTCGCACTGGCGTACATAATGGGTGAGGTTAATCAACTGGCGTGTCCTGACAATAAACCATGGCCCAAGGCAGACAATAAAGTTCTATGCATACCTAAGCTAAAGCCATTCTTTAGGCTCCATCCACCATCTGGAGGGCTCAGGGGCATTAAGAAGAGTTATAACGAGGGTGGCGACTTGGGCTATAGAGGCATTGCAATTAACGAATTAATACTTAGAATGCTATGA